A window of the Trichoderma asperellum chromosome 6, complete sequence genome harbors these coding sequences:
- a CDS encoding uncharacterized protein (EggNog:ENOG41), with translation MGRQPRQRPISCHLCRVRKLRCSRQFPCSNCTSRGVVCQHEGVAVAAPAAGSRPPVESPAVKDMSTMDLLARLERLESIVAAQGRERTEPPPSQRETPKNESERSAHPSPATVSRPVPPRLQRLTADALQLERSCSDQVLTDSLISDPIIFRTCPIRLAPGQPPYTFQNPSFQNNHAPSMVGPMDVVKCIWLPQRDEMRVILQKYIVDISLFYHIVHVPSLQSLVEDIYAGLEANVRVDVGGVLLLLSICASTTYAWSPPDDIRCLFANSAEANGQSTFWIKQALDVIGHSQKTAHASLECIQGLIILFFVFCNHESVSFRARNVFMYAISMATELLLHRIDDPTASSMPTLVRMSEAKKEIGRRVWWFMVATDWTLAQFSCPQEGVYLIHKHQMAVNKPRNTNDEDVIEGVDIIDRPETEATCMSYFVQRIRLAEVCRALLDRTPLGTQASESIAYQDILDVDAKLNKFIQNAPSFFSVNYPGLDELPATDIRRSLFITAQRYMLNLLVHRQLCKIHLPYLAQGTIDPAYAYSRDACLRSARIVFELDHQLQNENLPFFRSRLRLSMVLRSVFLASIALVLNACLTGDAEDTTEGEDEVAGAWKILHEVQDQFPPAAKLLELSIKILRKYKIKHRALDLLQQQVSGIAPYNNSFPMTPESANQEIRMSSVQQNIGTETENVLLEQHWQMLEGKMDLNTIDWDKLFWGIDAPFI, from the exons ATGGGTCGGCAACCGAGACAACGTCCTATTTCATGCCACCTGTGTAGGGTACGGAAGTTGCGCTGCAGTCGCCAGTTCCCATGCTCCAACTGCACGTCTCGCGGCGTCGTTTGCCAGCATGAAGGCGTTGCGGTTGCGGCACCTGCGGCTGGAAGCCGGCCGCCGGTAGAGTCTCCTGCTGTCAAGGACATGTCCACGATGGACCTCTTGGCCCGGCTGGAACGCCTCGAGAGCATCGTCGCGGCGCAGGGGAGGGAAAGGACTGAGCCTCCCCCGAGCCAGAGAGAAACGCCCAAGAATGAGTCTGAGAGGTCGGCGCATCCAAGCCCTGCCACCGTCTCACGCCCTGTGCCTCCCAGACTCCAGCGTTTGACAGCAGATGCACTGCAGCTTGAGCGATCCTGTTCAGATCAAGTATTGACG GACTCATTAATATCTGATCCCATCATTTTCCGCACCTGTCCCATTCGGCTGGCCCCTGGCCAACCGCCCTATACTTTCCAGAATCCCTCTTTTCAAAATAATCATGCTCCCTCTATGGTAGGACCAATGGACGTCGTGAAGTGCATCTGGCTGCCGCAGCGAGATGAGATGCGCGTTATACTCCAGAAGTATATAGTTGATATTTCCTTGTTTTACCACATTGTCCATGTCCCCTCACTCCAGAGCCTCGTTGAAGATATCTACGCTGGCCTGGAAGCAAACGTCCGCGTTGATGTTGGCGGCGTGCTGTTACTTCTGAGTATATGTGCGAGCACAACGTATGCGTGGTCGCCTCCCGACGATATCAGATGTTTATTCGCAAATTCAGCCGAGGCGAACGGTCAGTCGACATTTTGGATCAAGCAAGCTCTGGATGTCATCGGCCATTCTCAAAAAACAGCCCACGCATCGCTAGAGTGCATCCAGGggctcatcatcctcttttttgtcttttgtaaTCACGAGAGCGTCTCATTTCGTGCCCGTAATGTCTTTATGTACGCCATTTCAATGGCCACAGAGCTATTGTTACATCGTATCGATGACCCTACCGCCAGCTCAATGCCGACGCTTGTTCGAATGAGTGAggcaaaaaaggaaatcgGTAGAAGGGTCTGGTGGTTTATGGTTGCAACTGACTG GACGCTTGCTCAATTCAGTTGTCCACAAGAAGGGGTTTATCTTATCCACAAACACCAGATGGCAGTAAACAAGCCACGGAACACAAACGACGAAGACGTAATTGAAGGAGTAGATATCATCGACAGACCAGAAACTGAGGCGACTTGTATGTCGTATTTCGTCCAGCGCATCCGCTTAGCAGAAGTTTGTCGGGCTTTGCTAGACCGCACGCCTCTGGGTACACAGGCTTCCGAGTCTATAGCATACCAGGACATACTAGATGTCGACGCAAAGCTTAACAAGTTCATCCAGAATGCACCGAGCTTCTTTTCGGTCAACTACCCTGGCTTGGATGAACTTCCTGCCACAGATATTCGACGCTCACTATTTATTACTGCACAGCGCTATATGTTGAATCTACTAGTTCACCGCCAGCTGTGTAAGATTCATCTCCCATATTTAGCTCAGGGGACCATCGATCCGGCGTACGCATATTCACGCGATGCCTGCCTGAGGTCAGCCAGAATAGTTTTTGAGCTCGATCATCAGCTACAAAACGAAAATTTGCCGTTCTTTAGATCTCGTCTGAGATTATCGATGGTGCTGCGGAGTGTATTCCTGGCTAGCATTGCACTCGTGCTGAATGCTTGTCTCACAGGTGATGCAGAGGACACTacagaaggagaggatgagGTGGCCGGGGCATGGAAAATTCTGCACGAAGTCCAAGACCAGTTCCCTCCAGCAGCGAAATTATTAGAGCTATCTATTAAGATTCTTCGGAAGTACAAGATCAAGCACCGCGCTCTGGATCTTTTGCAACAACAAGTCTCGGGGATAGCTCCCTACAACAATTCATTTCCAATGACACCAGAATCGGCGAACCAAGAGATCCGTATGAGTTCGGTGCAACAAAATATCGGCACAGAAACGGAGAATGTACTGCTTGAGCAGCATTGGCAGATGCTGGAAGGAAAGATGGACTTGAATACAATAGATTGGGATAAGTTGTTCTGGGGTATCGACGCACCATTTATTTAA